GAACTCACCCGCATGCGGGGTGAGCAGGGTCGGCGCGGTCCGGCCGACGACGAGTTCGGGGTGCTCGGCGACAACGGTCAACCCGTCCGCGTCGACGAGCACCGGCAGGTCGGTTCCCAGGAGTGCGCGGAGGACCGTGAGAGCGTCGTCGTCGGTGCCGGCACCCGGTCCGACGACCCAGGCCTGCACCCGGCCGACGTCATCGAGGGTCCGGGCGGCGACGACCTCCGGGTAGTGCGAGACCACCTCGTCGGCGGCGGTGCCGACGTAGCGGGTCATCCCCGACGTCGCGGTGACCGCAGCCCCGGTCGCCAGGATCGCGGCACCGGGATAGCGCGCCGAGCCCGCGATCACCCCGACGACACCCTGACTGTATTTGTCGTCGGACGGGCTGGGCACGGGCCAGCACCGAGCGACCTCGGCATCGGTCAGCGACGACAACCGCGGCGCCGCATCGGCATTCGACGTGACTGCGTCGGCGGAGATGCCGATGTCGACGACCTCCACCCGTCCGCACGCGGGTGCCGCGAGCAGGTGGGCGTTTCGCGGGACGCCGAAGGTGACGGTGATCGATGCGCGTACCGCGGGATCGTGCACCACCCCGGTATCCGCATCGACACCGGATGGGAGGTCGACCGAAACGATGAGGGGGCCCCCGGACTCGGCCGGGGTCAGGCGCGCGAACACGGCTGCGGCGCCCTGTCGCAGCGGTCCACGGCCGCCTATCCCGACGACACCGTCGATCACCAGGTCGAGTCCCTCGGGCAACGCATCGTCGATGCGGCCGCCGGCATTTCGGTACGCGGCCAGGCCGCCCTGATGGGCCTTCTCGGGTGCGAGGAGCACCGCGGTGCACGCGACACCTCGTCGCGCCAGAACGGCACCCGCATGGAGGGCGTCGCCGCCGTTGTCGCCGGCACCCACGACGATCCCGACGCGCCGCCCGTAACAGCCACCGGTGCGACGGAGCTCGCGGAGGATCACGGCCGCGACCCCGGCCGAGGCGCGCCGCATCAGCGTGCCGCCGGTCAGCAGGTCACCGGTCGCCGCTTCGGCCTGCCGGACGGCCTCTGCATCGAGATAGCGGATCGGCATCGACCGGCGGCTATTCGACGGTGACCGACTTGGCCAGGTTGCGCGGTTTGTCGACGTCGTAGCCGCGGGCCTGGGCGACCGTCGCGGCGAAGACCTGCAGCGGGACCGTCGACACCAGCGGCTGCAACAGGGTCGGCGTCTTGGGGATCGGGATGAAGTGATCGGCGACCTTGGCGGCCGAGACGTCGTCGGGTTCAGCGATCACGATGGTGCGGGCCCCACGGGCCTGGATCTCCCGGATGTTGCTGACCATCTTCGAATGCAGCAACGCGCGTCCTTCCGCGGACGGCATCACGATGATCACCGGCAGACCGTCCTCGATCAGCGCGATCGGTCCGTGTTTGAGCTCACCGGCGGCGAAGCCCTCGGCGTGCATGTAGGCGAGTTCCTTGAGTTTCAGTGCGCCCTCGAGGGCGACCGGGTAGCCGACGTGCCGGCCGATGAACAGGACCGTGTTGTGATGAGCCAGCGAACGGGCCAGGTCGCGCACCGGTGTCATGGTGCCGAGCACCTCGGTCACGACGTCCGACATGGCCTCCATCGCGGCGAACTCGCGGGCCACCTCGTCGGCGTACTTGGTGCCGCGGGCCTGGGCGAGCGCGAGACCCACCAGGTAGGCCGCGACGATCTGCGCGAGGAAGCACTTCGTCGACGCGACACCGATCTCCGGTCCGGCATGGGTGTAGAGCACGGCATCGGATTCCCGCGGGATCTGCGCACCGTTTGTGTTGCAGATGGCCAGGACGCGGGCCTTCTGGTCCTTGGCGTGGCGGACCGCCTCCAGCGTGTCCGCGGTCTCGCCGGACTGGGAGATCGCGACGACGAGCGTGGACCGGTCCAGCACCGGGTCGCGATATCGGAACTCACTGGCCAGCTCGACCTCCACCGGCAGCCGCGTCCAGTGCTCGATCGCGTACTTGGCCAGCAGCCCGGCATGGTAGGCGGTGCCGCAGGCCACCACGAAGACCTTGTCCACATCGCGCAGATCGTCGTCGGTGAGGCGCTGTTCGTCGAGAACGATGCGTCCGCCCTCGAGGTGTCCGAGGAGGGTGTCCGCCAACGCGGCCGGCTGCTCGGCGATCTCCTTCAGCATGAAGAAGTCGAAGCCGCCCTTCTCCGCGGCCGCCAGGTCCCAGTCGATGTGAAAAGGCTTGCCGGCGCGCGGATCCCCGTCGAAGTCGGAGATGCGGTAGTCGTCGGCGGTGATCACCACCACCTCGTCCTGACCGAGTTCGACGGCGTCGCGGGTGTGCTCGATGAAAGCGGTGACGTCGGAGCTGACGAACATCTCGCCGTCACCGACCCCCACCACCAGCGGGGTGGACCGTCGGGCGGCGACGATCGTGTCCGGATGATCGGAGTGGGTGAAGACCAGGGTGAAGGCGCCCTCCAGACGGCGCAATGCGGCGTAGGCGCTGGACACGAAGTCCCCGGCGGTCGGGCCCGTCGCGTAGAAGCTCTCGACCAGATGCACCGCGGTCTCGGTATCCGTGTCGGAGAGGAACTCGATCCCGGCGTTCTCGAGTTCGGCCCGCAGCGGCGCGTAGTTCTCGATGATGCCGTTGTGGACCACGGCGAGTTTGCCGTCGGTGCTCACATGCGGGTGGGCGTTGCGGTCGGTGGGCTTGCCGTGGGTGGCCCAGCGGGTGTGACCCATGCCGGTCGTGCCGCTGAGGTTCTCCGGCCCGATCGTGGCGATCTGCTTGTCCAGGTTCTCGAGTCGACCGGCCTTCTTCTCGACCGCGGTGCGGCCCGCACCGTCGAGAATTGCCACCCCGGCCGAGTCATATCCGCGGTATTCCATCCGCCGAAGTGCCTCGACCACGATGTCCAGCGCATCGCGCCGACCGACGTATCCGACGATTCCACACATAGACAGTCAGGGTACCTGTGATCTCACCGCTTCCGGCCCCGCCGCTTGCGCGGCTTGACACCCAGCAGGTGGGACACCGGGTCGACCGCCTGCGCGGGCGGGTCGACGACGTCGACGACGCCGAGTTTGCCGAGGGTTGACTCGGGATCGGAGAACGCCTGGTATACGGGGTCGCCGGCCACGGTGTGCAGCAGGAATCCGGTGCAGACCGCTCGGATGAGCCCGTGCACCGCCCGGTCCGACCCGTTCATCCCGATGAACGCCTTCACGGTGCGCCGCTCGAGGAGATCTCGGGCATGCGCGCGGGGCACGGTGCGCAACACCACATCGCCGCCGTAGGCCTGGGCCAGCGGCAGCGCGTTGCTCTCGACGGTGTGGAGTTCGCCGGCACCGGCCACGACGAGGCCGGGCGCGGTGACCAGACCCGCGGCAGGCAGCAGCACCGACGTCGTCGGCGCGGGGAAGAGTGCCGCCACGCCGGACACCGGCACCGCGGGCTGGCCGGCGATCAATTGGTCGCTGGCGGCCAGGACGGCCGCCGCTGCGCCGAAACCGTGGCCGACGACGCCCACCCGGTCGGCGTCCACCGTCACCGCGCCCAGGCCGAGAGGCACATGCGAGACGATCGCCAACGCGGACCGCAGCTCCGCGGCAAGTCCGACATCCGACGCCAGGACACCGCTGTTGCCGTCGGGCGCGACGGCCACGATGCCCCAGGATGCGAAGTGGTAGAGCAGGTCCCGATATCGCTTGCTGTCCGCCAGCCAGGTGTGCCCGACCGCGATCGCCGGCAGACCCCGGCCACTCTCGGGCGCAAAGACCTGCCCCCGCATCCCGACGATGCCGAGGTCGCCGCGCAGGACCCGATGCGGGCCACGACGCGCCAATTCCGTCATCAGCCGGTCGGGCGACCTCGACGGCTTCCCGCCACGGGACGTGCGCGCTGACCTGGACTGCACTGGTTTCGTTCCCGGCACACCGACAGCCTATTCGTCCGTCGCCGATCGATGGGGACTGGCCTCGGCCACGTCGGCGGGCAGCATGATCCGCGGCGGGGCGTCCGCGACGTCGGCCTCCTGCCGCAGCTTCTCGCGCAGGCGCACGTCGGGATCCGTGCTGTGCCGATGCTCCGCCAGTTCGGCGGCCAACCGGCGCTGGACATCCGAATAGGTGTGCGACGCAGCGATGACCTGTGCGGTCGCCCGCCGCGCGATCGCTTCGATCTGATCTGCGAGGTTCATCGGGCCCAGGCTCTCATTCGTCGCCGGCCAGCGCCAGGTCGCCGCCGGAGGAGTCCGAGGGATCGGACTCGCCGGGAACGGCCGACGCCGGCGCGTCCGGCCGGGCGTGCCCGCCGGTCGCCGACTGCGGCGAGGTCTCGTGGGGTGCGAGCCCCGCGTCCTCGGCGGGCGCCGAACGGGCCTCCTGGGGTGGGGGTGGGGGCTCTGGGGGTGCCAGGGGTGCAGCGGGTGCCGGGGGTGGCGCGACGTCCGGGGTGGACCCCGACGACGGTGTCAGCCGCAGTGGGACGTCGGGACGCTCGGTCTCCGGGTTCTCCGCGCTCCCCGGCGGCTGATGGTGGTGCGGGGCCTCATCGGTCCCGGAGCCGGTGGCGGTCTGCGCGGTCGACTCGACCACCTGGTCGTCGGGGTAGGGCTCGACGTCCATCGTCTCGGTGACCCGGTTGAGGTGCGTCAGGATCTCGTCGATGCCGGTGACCGTCGCGTCGGCGGAGGTGAAGTAGAGCCGGGCACGCGACGCGATGTCGTCGATCACCACGCCGAGTGGCAAAGCCCCGGTGACGATCGCCTCCGGTACGGCCGCCACCGGAATCCCCGCCACGAGCGGGGCGGACAGCCGCGCGACCGTCAGGTACCAGGTACGGAGGAGTTGATCGATCCCGGCGGACGCCGCGCTCGTGGCCTCGGCCAGGGTGCGCAACACGTACAGATCCGATTCCGCCCGACGCTGATGCTCGACGACTGCCGTGACCGCATGGACCCCCGTGTCTCCCGTCCACCCGCGAGCGAGTCGTACCTGCTGTTCGGGGAGCCGATGCAGATGGTCGGCCACGGCGCGGTGCGCGGCGGTGAGTCGGTGACTGTCGGCGGCGAGACCGGCCACGCCGAATGCCCCGACCCTGCGAAACGGGTGACGGACCTGAGCCGCCTCGGTCACCTCGGCGCCGAGCGTGGCACCCAGCGACAGCACCTCGATCAGATCCTCGACCCCGGCGACTGCCTGATCCCGAAGCGCGGCAAGAGAATCCGTCGCTGTGCTCATGACTCGCCCGCCGCCCGACGGCGACCGGCGGCGCGGCCCACGTCGTCCGCCGCCTCGTGATCGGCGGCGATGAGGGTCGAGAGCCCGCGACCGAGCGTGTCGGACAGCCGGCCGGCGGCACGCGATTGCTCGGTGAGGCGATCCGCGATCACCCGACCCATCTCGCGGTATCGGTCACCCAGCTCGCGATAGTCCTCCCCGACCGCCCAGCCACCGAGATCGTGGCGGCGGATGTCGTCTGCGGCGGCACCGACGACCTCTGCCGCACGGTGATAGAACCCGACGACCCGAGCGACCTCGTCGGTGTCCACGGTCATACCGGCGTCGCCCATCGCTCCCCCTTCTCCGCGCCCTACGAACCGGATCGATGGCGACCGGACCGATTGTCGCGCACGACTGGCGTTGAAGTTTAGACGCGCGAAGTGCGGGCGCGGTTCCACCGGGTCCGCTCGCGACCGGTTCGGGTCGCCACCCGCCCGGCCCTCACACCACCGAGTGCTCGACGAGACTGCGCGCGCAGTCGAGCACCGTCTGGCGTGCGGGACGAGGCCGCCACCCGAGGACCTCCCGCGCCCTGTCCGCGCTGTGCCGATTCGTGCGTCCCAGGATCGGGACGATACGGCGCAGTTCCGGGCTGCGCCGGGCCGCCAGACGGACGAGCCGGTCGGGAATGCCTCCGGTGCCGACCTTCGCCGCCTGATCACCGAGATCCGCGCGCAGCATCCTGGCGATGTCGCGCATCCAGAGGAACTCTCCCGTACCGAGGAAGCGTCGACCCGCGGCCGCCGGATGGTCGAGGGCGCGCAGGTGCAGGTCGACCAGGTCCCGGACGTCGACGACCTCGACGCCGATGTTGGGCGACCGGGGTGCGCGTCCCTCGAGCATGCGGGCGATGATCCCGGCCGAGCCCAGGGCGGACGGCGTGAGGAGCGGGCCGAGAACGGCACCCGGCAGAATCGTGGCGAGCTCAGGCGCGTCCGGGGCGTCCACGAACTCCCACGCCGAACGCTCCGCAATCGTCTTCGCGAATCGGACCGGGATCACATCGTCCTCGAATTCCACTGCGCTCCACTGACTCTCATCGGAAACGATGTTGTCGTCGAACGACGCCGGATTCGCTGCGTTCGCCGCCGACGTCACCACCACCCGCCGTACCCCGGCCACGGTCGCGGCCTCGAGGACGCGGGTCGTGCCGTCGACCACGGCGCCGACACGGGTCGGATCGCTCGACAGCTCCGCCCCGCTGGGCGACGCGATGTGCAGGACGAGGTCGACACCGGCCATGGCCGATGCCCAGCCGTCGTCCGTGCAGAGGTCGGCGGTGGCGAACTCGAGCAGGTCGGTCGAACCACCCAGTCGCCCGGCGGCGTCGACCACGTCGGCACGCTTGCCCGGATCGCGCAACGTCGTCCGCACCCGGCGACCCCGACGTACCAACTCGGCCACGGTCCACCCGCCGAGGAACCCGCTGCCACCCGTGACCAGGACGAGTTCGGACATGGTGCAACCCTGCCCTCCGTCAGGAACTCAGACCGTGATCTCGACGTCGTGCGCACGCACCGCGTCGAGCAGCGCGGTCGGGCGCTCGGCGGGTGGAACGTCGTGGACGAGCTCGAAAGAGCAGCCGATCGCCCGCGAGCCACCGTCGGCCTCGTCGCTGTCGCCGATCATGAGCGCGTCACGGGGCGCCACGCCGAGCGGATCGAGCGCGGCGTGGAAGATCCGCGGATCCGGTTTGATCGCACCGACTTCGAACGACAGCGCGTACGCGTCGACGATGTCGGTGATGCCGTGCAGGGCGAGCACCTCCCGCAGGTCGAACGCGATGTTGCTGACCACGCCCACCGGGATTCCGGCCACACGCAGGCCGCGCAGCACGGCCTCGGTGTCGGGGAAGATCTGCCACGAATGCGGGTCGAGCACCCTGCCGTAGAGCTGCTCGGCGTGACCCGGCGTCGCCAGTCCGGACGCACGCAGCATCGCGAGATAGGCGCGACGGTGCTGGGCAGGGTCGAGATCCCGCTGCTCCCAGGCAATCCGGTCATCGCCGTCGATCACCGAGGGCAGTCCGACCGGCTGGGTCATCCGCCGGATCAGTTGCGCCTGCGCATCGAGGTGCAACTCGTTGCCGTGTTCGTCATGCAGCCCGGCGAACCAGTCGTCGCGCGCCTCGAACCGGAAGAGTGTCCCGGAAAAGTCGAAGAGTACTGCTTTCGGAGTGCTCACGATCCCGCGGCCTCGACAACCCCGGCGATGCGCCGCGCGACCGACCGTGCGGTGTCGGCGCTACCCGCCTCGACCATGACGCGGACGAGTTGCTCGGTACCGGACGGACGGAGCAGCACGCGGCCGTTGTCGCCGAGTTCGGCCTCGGCGTCGGTGACCGACTGTTTGACCGCCTGGGACTGTGCGACGGCGTGCTTGTCGCCCACCCGCACGTTGATCAACTCCTGGGGCAGTACCGTCATGATGCCGGCCAGGTCCGCGAGTCGCTGTGCGCCTGCGGCCATGTGTTCCATCAGCAGGAGCCCGGTCAGGATGCCGTCGCCGGTGGTACCCGAGCCCGGGACGACGATGTGCCCGGACTGCTCGCCGCCGAGCGAGTAGCCGCCGCGACGAAGTTCCTCGAGCACATAGCGGTCGCCGACAGCGGTGGTGCGCAACGTGATCCCGGCCTCGCGCATCGCGATGTGCAGGCCAAGGTTGCTCATCACCGTCGTCACCAGCACGCTGTCGCGCAGTCGGTTGCGCCCGTTGAGAGCGGTCGCGAGGATGGCCATGATGGCGTCGCCGTCGACGATCTCACCCGTCGAGTCGACCGCCAGACACCGGTCGGCGTCACCATCGTGGGCGAGGCCGAGGTCGGCGCCGTGTTCGAGCACCGCGGCCTGCAGTTTGCCCATGTGGGTCGATCCGCAGCCGTCGTTGATGTTGAGACCGTCGGGCGTGGCGTGGATCGCGATCACGGTCGCGCCCGCGTCCTCGTATGCCTGGGGCGCGAGTTCGGAGGCTGCGCCATGAGCGCAGTCCACCACGACGGTCAGGCCGTCGAGCCGATGATCGATCGACGCGGCGAGATGCTTGCGGTAGCGCTCACCCGCATCAG
This sequence is a window from Gordonia insulae. Protein-coding genes within it:
- a CDS encoding NAD(P)H-hydrate dehydratase, with translation MPIRYLDAEAVRQAEAATGDLLTGGTLMRRASAGVAAVILRELRRTGGCYGRRVGIVVGAGDNGGDALHAGAVLARRGVACTAVLLAPEKAHQGGLAAYRNAGGRIDDALPEGLDLVIDGVVGIGGRGPLRQGAAAVFARLTPAESGGPLIVSVDLPSGVDADTGVVHDPAVRASITVTFGVPRNAHLLAAPACGRVEVVDIGISADAVTSNADAAPRLSSLTDAEVARCWPVPSPSDDKYSQGVVGVIAGSARYPGAAILATGAAVTATSGMTRYVGTAADEVVSHYPEVVAARTLDDVGRVQAWVVGPGAGTDDDALTVLRALLGTDLPVLVDADGLTVVAEHPELVVGRTAPTLLTPHAGEFARLAGAEVGADRLQAVADLATRWRVTVLLKGRITLVADPTGAVLGNDAGGSWAATAGAGDVLSGIAGALLAAGLPPQLAGAAAARVHAHAADLASRGAPIGASNLLGAVRPAIRDLRDTLSAG
- the glmS gene encoding glutamine--fructose-6-phosphate transaminase (isomerizing) codes for the protein MCGIVGYVGRRDALDIVVEALRRMEYRGYDSAGVAILDGAGRTAVEKKAGRLENLDKQIATIGPENLSGTTGMGHTRWATHGKPTDRNAHPHVSTDGKLAVVHNGIIENYAPLRAELENAGIEFLSDTDTETAVHLVESFYATGPTAGDFVSSAYAALRRLEGAFTLVFTHSDHPDTIVAARRSTPLVVGVGDGEMFVSSDVTAFIEHTRDAVELGQDEVVVITADDYRISDFDGDPRAGKPFHIDWDLAAAEKGGFDFFMLKEIAEQPAALADTLLGHLEGGRIVLDEQRLTDDDLRDVDKVFVVACGTAYHAGLLAKYAIEHWTRLPVEVELASEFRYRDPVLDRSTLVVAISQSGETADTLEAVRHAKDQKARVLAICNTNGAQIPRESDAVLYTHAGPEIGVASTKCFLAQIVAAYLVGLALAQARGTKYADEVAREFAAMEAMSDVVTEVLGTMTPVRDLARSLAHHNTVLFIGRHVGYPVALEGALKLKELAYMHAEGFAAGELKHGPIALIEDGLPVIIVMPSAEGRALLHSKMVSNIREIQARGARTIVIAEPDDVSAAKVADHFIPIPKTPTLLQPLVSTVPLQVFAATVAQARGYDVDKPRNLAKSVTVE
- a CDS encoding dienelactone hydrolase family protein — protein: MTELARRGPHRVLRGDLGIVGMRGQVFAPESGRGLPAIAVGHTWLADSKRYRDLLYHFASWGIVAVAPDGNSGVLASDVGLAAELRSALAIVSHVPLGLGAVTVDADRVGVVGHGFGAAAAVLAASDQLIAGQPAVPVSGVAALFPAPTTSVLLPAAGLVTAPGLVVAGAGELHTVESNALPLAQAYGGDVVLRTVPRAHARDLLERRTVKAFIGMNGSDRAVHGLIRAVCTGFLLHTVAGDPVYQAFSDPESTLGKLGVVDVVDPPAQAVDPVSHLLGVKPRKRRGRKR
- a CDS encoding NAD-dependent epimerase/dehydratase family protein, with the translated sequence MSELVLVTGGSGFLGGWTVAELVRRGRRVRTTLRDPGKRADVVDAAGRLGGSTDLLEFATADLCTDDGWASAMAGVDLVLHIASPSGAELSSDPTRVGAVVDGTTRVLEAATVAGVRRVVVTSAANAANPASFDDNIVSDESQWSAVEFEDDVIPVRFAKTIAERSAWEFVDAPDAPELATILPGAVLGPLLTPSALGSAGIIARMLEGRAPRSPNIGVEVVDVRDLVDLHLRALDHPAAAGRRFLGTGEFLWMRDIARMLRADLGDQAAKVGTGGIPDRLVRLAARRSPELRRIVPILGRTNRHSADRAREVLGWRPRPARQTVLDCARSLVEHSVV
- a CDS encoding HAD family hydrolase, encoding MVSTPKAVLFDFSGTLFRFEARDDWFAGLHDEHGNELHLDAQAQLIRRMTQPVGLPSVIDGDDRIAWEQRDLDPAQHRRAYLAMLRASGLATPGHAEQLYGRVLDPHSWQIFPDTEAVLRGLRVAGIPVGVVSNIAFDLREVLALHGITDIVDAYALSFEVGAIKPDPRIFHAALDPLGVAPRDALMIGDSDEADGGSRAIGCSFELVHDVPPAERPTALLDAVRAHDVEITV
- the glmM gene encoding phosphoglucosamine mutase produces the protein MARLFGTDGVRGLANDELTPELALRLASAAAVVFAEDSRDRDSRPRAVVGRDPRASGEMLEAAVCAGLAATGVDVIRVGVVPTPAVAYLTADYSADLGVMISASHNPMPDNGIKFFSAGGHKLDDAVEDRIEAAMDADFDRPIGAAVGRVLDAPDAGERYRKHLAASIDHRLDGLTVVVDCAHGAASELAPQAYEDAGATVIAIHATPDGLNINDGCGSTHMGKLQAAVLEHGADLGLAHDGDADRCLAVDSTGEIVDGDAIMAILATALNGRNRLRDSVLVTTVMSNLGLHIAMREAGITLRTTAVGDRYVLEELRRGGYSLGGEQSGHIVVPGSGTTGDGILTGLLLMEHMAAGAQRLADLAGIMTVLPQELINVRVGDKHAVAQSQAVKQSVTDAEAELGDNGRVLLRPSGTEQLVRVMVEAGSADTARSVARRIAGVVEAAGS